One stretch of Euphorbia lathyris chromosome 7, ddEupLath1.1, whole genome shotgun sequence DNA includes these proteins:
- the LOC136200718 gene encoding 7-deoxyloganetin glucosyltransferase-like: protein MGSSSSPHAVCVPFPAQGHINPMLQLAKLLHQKGFHITFVNTEYNHRRLLRSRGPDFINKIPNFRFETIPDGLPPSDADCTQDVPSLCAATQKNCLAPFRKLLSKLMNSREVPPVSCVVSDCFMSFTIKASQEVKIPDFLFWTASACGLMGYLHYRTLIEKGFTPLKDASYLTNGYLETKIDWIGGMEGIPLKALPSFITTTDREDILFNFVMSEAENARNGSGVIVNTFDELEDQVLKHLSSILPNPIYTVGPIQFLLQNNREKNGVNSIKTNLWKDQSGYLEWLDSKQPKSVVYVNFGSITTMTFKQLVEFAWGLANSKKEFLWIIRPDVVNGDSTIVPVKFLEEVKERGFLASWCQQEEVLSHFAIGGFLTHAGWNSTLESLCGGVPVICWPFFAEQVTNSWFCRNKWGMGMEIGHDVSRNEIEKLVNELMNDDGGNEIRKKAEEWKRKAEMATSSPTGLSYMNFEKLINNFLLS, encoded by the exons AtgggttcatcttcttcacctCACGCAGTCTGCGTCCCATTCCCAGCACAGGGACACATAAATCCGATGCTTCAATTAGCAAAACTTCTTCACCAAAAGGGTTTCCACATCACTTTTGTAAACACAGAATACAATCACAGACGTCTCTTGAGATCAAGAGGCCCTGATTTCATCAACAAAATTCCTAATTTCCGGTTCGAAACCATCCCGGACGGTCTTCCTCCGTCCGATGCTGACTGTACTCAGGACGTGCCTTCCCTCTGTGCAGCCACCCAGAAAAATTGCTTAGCTCCATTTAGAAAGCTTCTCTCTAAGCTCATGAATTCAAGAGAAGTTCCTCCTGTAAGTTGTGTAGTTTCAGATTGCTTCATGAGCTTTACGATCAAAGCTTCTCAAGAAGTTAAAATCCCCGATTTCCTTTTCTGGACGGCCAGTGCTTGCGGTTTGATGGGTTACTTGCACTATCGAACTCTAATTGAAAAGGGGTTCACACCATTGAAAG ATGCTAGCTACCTGACAAATGGATATCTAGAAACTAAGATTGATTGGATTGGAGGCATGGAAGGTATACCTTTGAAAGCTTTGCCAAGCTTTATAACAACTACAGATCGTGAGGATATTTTATTTAACTTCGTCATGAGTGAAGCTGAAAATGCTCGGAATGGTTCTGGTGTTATTGTTAATACATTTGATGAATTGGAGGATCAAGTTTTGAAACATCTTTCTTCCATCCTTCCAAATCCGATTTACACTGTCGGTCCTATCCAGTTTCTTCTTCAGAATAACAGAGAAAAAAATGGTGTAAACAGTATAAAAACCAATCTTTGGAAAGATCAATCCGGGTACCTAGAATGGCTCGATTCAAAACAGCCGAAATCTGTCGTTTATGTGAACTTTGGCAGTATAACGACCATGACATTTaagcaattagttgaattcGCTTGGGGACTCGCAAATAGCAAAAAGGAATTCTTGTGGATAATAAGGCCGGATGTTGTAAACGGCGACTCTACAATAGTTCCGGTGAAATTCTTAGAGGAAGTTAAAGAAAGGGGATTTCTAGCAAGTTGGTGCCAGCAAGAAGAAGTGTTGAGTCACTTTGCAATTGGAGGATTTCTAACGCATGCTGGATGGAATTCTACTTTGGAAAGTTTGTGCGGAGGTGTGCCGGTGATTTGCTGGCCTTTCTTCGCTGAGCAAGTGACGAATAGTTGGTTTTGCCGAAATAAGTGGGGAATGGGAATGGAAATCGGCCATGATGTAAGTAGGAATGAAATTGAAAAGTTAGTTAATGAATTAATGAATGACGATGGAGGAAATGAAATAAGGAAGAAAGCGGAGGAATGGAAGAGGAAAGCAGAGATGGCTACTTCATCTCCTACTGGATTGTCGTATATGAATTTCGAAAAATTGATCAATAACTTTCTTCTTTCATAA